ATTACAAATCACGGGCTTTATGGGGGACAAGAAATCCCTCACTTTCATGTTCATTTGCTGGGAGGGAAACCTTTAGGACGAATGGTAGCTAACCCCAATTAATTTTTTGGACTTCTTCGTAGGTGAATGAAAAAATTTTCCCTTAAAAATGGCGTTTCTTTTGAAGATCTTAAGACGATAGAAGGTCTTAAAAAGGTTGAGGCTTCTTTTATCCATTTTCTAACTCAGCAAGATGCGTTGTTGAGTGCCGAGTATCAGCAAGCCCGCTTAAGGCCAGAAGCCTTAACGATAAAAGAAGAAAGCTTTCTGCTTCTGAAAGTAGCGTGTTTTCTTGAGGATTATCTTGCGGCTTTATTTGGAATTGAAGACGAGATTGAGGCACTTCGAGAACAGCATGCGCTTTTAGGACCATTATGGCAGTGTAAAAAACAGTTCATCTTGCGGCGGGTCTCTCTTCAAAAAAAGAGGACGGCTGAGCAGGCCTCATCTCCTCCTCTTTTAAAAGAATTTCAAAGTAACGAAGATTTGGTGACCCAAGAGCTTCATTTTGCGCATCAGATTTTAAAATGGCTCGACAACGAGTCCCTGAACTCTGAAAATCTTGATCAGGCACGTCACTATGCCGAATGGGCTCTTACCCACCCAGAAGGCCAGAAAAAGCATCAAAAAGGCCTTCTTTTTAAACTTCCTGCACCTTGGGACTTCTCTCGTTTGATCACTGTTGTTGAGGAGGACAACGGTCTCACCCTTGAGCGTGACCAACGACGAGAGCGAAAAGGATTTGATCTTACGGATGCGGGTGTTTTTCGAGAGCATGCGCTTGATCAAGCAACCTACTGTATTAAATGCCATCCCCAAGGCAAGGATTCTTGCGCAAAAGGGCTTTATGAAAAAGGGAGTTCTCACCTTCAAATCAATCCTCTCGATAATAAGCTTGCAGGGTGCCCTCTTCAGCAAAAAATTTCGGAAATGAATGATTTAAAAGCAAAAGGCCTAAGCCTCGCAGCTTTTGCAATTATTCTCGTGGATAATCCATTGGTCGCCGCCACAGGGCATCGAATTTGTAATGACTGTGCCAAGGCGTGCATTTTCCAAAAACAAACACCGGTGGACGTCCCATCGATAGAAACTCAGATTTTGGATGAAATTCTCTCGCTTCCATGGGGATTTGAGATTTATGCGCTTTTAGTACAATGGAATCCTTTAAATCTTAAAAAGCCTTTTCCTGAAGCTCCTACAGGCCGCAATGCTCTTGTCGTTGGGATGGGGCCAGCAGGCTTCACAGCGGCCCATTATCTCTTAAGAGAAGGCCATACCGTCGTGGGTATTGATGGGCTTAAAATTGAGCCTCTGCCGTCCGTTTATCATGAGCCTATTTATGAGATAAAAGCTCATTTTGATGATCTTGATCGGCGTCTTATCGCGGGATTTGGTGGGGTGGCTGAATATGGAATTACCGTGCGATGGCAGAAAAATTATCTTTTGTTGATTCGAATTTTGCTGGAGAGACAGGCCCATTTCCGTCTGTTTGGGGGGGTCAGGCTTGGAAGTCAAATTACTATTGAGACAAGTTGGGAGCTCGGATTTCATCATATTGCCCTTTGTTGTGGCGCCGGAAGTCCCCGGTGGTTACCTCTTAAAAATAGCATGGTCCCGGGGGTTCGTTTAGCTCAAGACTTCCTGATGGCCTTACAATTGATGGGCGCAAGCCGTGAAACGACTTTATCCTCTTTAACGATTCGGCTGCCGATCGTCGTCATTGGAGGCGGTCTCACGGCTATAGATGCGGCGACGGAAGCTCTCGCCTATTATCCACTGCAAGTTGAAAAATTCGCAAAACGGTATCGGGCGTTGGTTGAAAAATTGGGGGAGAAGAAAGTCACAGCTGGGTGGTCAGAAGAAGATCATGCAATTGCTCAAGAATTCTTGAGTCATGCAGACTTATTCGCTCACTCTAAAGAAAAATTACCGGACATCCTTGAAAAATTAGGGGGCGCAACCCTACTTTATCGAAAAGATTTAACAGAGGCTCCCAGTTATCGGGG
This genomic stretch from Candidatus Paracaedimonas acanthamoebae harbors:
- a CDS encoding FAD-dependent oxidoreductase; translation: MKKFSLKNGVSFEDLKTIEGLKKVEASFIHFLTQQDALLSAEYQQARLRPEALTIKEESFLLLKVACFLEDYLAALFGIEDEIEALREQHALLGPLWQCKKQFILRRVSLQKKRTAEQASSPPLLKEFQSNEDLVTQELHFAHQILKWLDNESLNSENLDQARHYAEWALTHPEGQKKHQKGLLFKLPAPWDFSRLITVVEEDNGLTLERDQRRERKGFDLTDAGVFREHALDQATYCIKCHPQGKDSCAKGLYEKGSSHLQINPLDNKLAGCPLQQKISEMNDLKAKGLSLAAFAIILVDNPLVAATGHRICNDCAKACIFQKQTPVDVPSIETQILDEILSLPWGFEIYALLVQWNPLNLKKPFPEAPTGRNALVVGMGPAGFTAAHYLLREGHTVVGIDGLKIEPLPSVYHEPIYEIKAHFDDLDRRLIAGFGGVAEYGITVRWQKNYLLLIRILLERQAHFRLFGGVRLGSQITIETSWELGFHHIALCCGAGSPRWLPLKNSMVPGVRLAQDFLMALQLMGASRETTLSSLTIRLPIVVIGGGLTAIDAATEALAYYPLQVEKFAKRYRALVEKLGEKKVTAGWSEEDHAIAQEFLSHADLFAHSKEKLPDILEKLGGATLLYRKDLTEAPSYRGNHEEVFKALQEGVKFLPDASLLEILTDEKGQANGVKIRRGSIDENRPARTILIAAGTTPNTQVAEEFPDIFKIEDGYLKSLSEDSCMAAKDAQGRTISFFGDLDARYAGSVVKAMASAKHGVPLITGALKQLSLEPENPSSLIQRVEKAFTSTLQSVKRLTEQAIELIIHSPAAARHFQPGQIFRLQNYETNAPRHKGYPLLMEGIAVRGAWVDKEQGLIGVVVFEIGASSLVSQYLQPHDPILLMGPTGSPTEIPQGEKVLLIGEGHGNAGLVEIARAMKAAGNEVHYVVGYEQPTDVIYQEERVEQAADYLYWAFSQTPEAWSLRPQDQLFQRTVVEALEALVQTQKIREIDRLFIMASATTMAAIDQMKASFVKTKCQAIASVNAPMQCMMKGVCGQCLQRHRDPLTGQESMVLSCRTQDQPLEKVDYASLSGRLRQNRVQEKVNALWLRQLFKNSTFEMR